Proteins co-encoded in one bacterium genomic window:
- a CDS encoding 16S rRNA (uracil(1498)-N(3))-methyltransferase, whose amino-acid sequence MRIYRCFCDSELQPGETIELPAPEAEHLVRVRRASAGDDVVAINGRGIEAQARLLEAGKRSARIEVIERLRCESSPPPALEIAPSLTRTSAFEDMLQRSIELGATAIRPIVADRGVVRLDERKAHDRAERWRRLAVEALKQCERLWLPEVAEPAELDDTLAAVRSSGAEAVVLAERSEKAPPLADLLAEAPDRPRCFFFGPEGGWTDEERAVFEEARACQASFGRAILRAETAVMAALAVAQAMRRD is encoded by the coding sequence ATGCGAATCTATCGTTGCTTCTGCGACAGCGAACTGCAACCGGGCGAAACGATCGAGTTGCCGGCACCGGAGGCCGAGCACCTTGTCCGAGTGCGCCGCGCATCCGCGGGCGACGACGTGGTTGCCATCAATGGGCGCGGTATTGAAGCCCAGGCCCGCCTGCTGGAAGCCGGCAAGCGCAGCGCTCGCATCGAAGTGATCGAGCGCTTGCGCTGTGAATCCTCGCCGCCTCCGGCGCTGGAGATTGCTCCTTCGCTGACGCGCACCTCGGCTTTCGAAGATATGCTGCAACGGTCGATCGAGTTAGGTGCGACGGCGATCCGCCCGATTGTCGCCGATCGCGGAGTCGTGCGACTGGATGAACGGAAGGCGCATGACCGGGCCGAACGCTGGCGCCGTCTGGCCGTCGAGGCGCTCAAGCAATGCGAGCGGCTTTGGTTGCCGGAAGTCGCTGAACCAGCGGAGCTTGATGACACTCTTGCGGCCGTCCGGAGTTCCGGCGCAGAGGCTGTTGTTCTCGCCGAGCGCTCAGAGAAAGCGCCTCCGCTGGCCGACTTGTTGGCCGAAGCGCCGGATCGCCCGAGGTGCTTCTTCTTTGGGCCAGAGGGGGGCTGGACAGACGAGGAGCGGGCCGTGTTTGAGGAGGCTCGTGCTTGCCAGGCATCCTTCGGGAGAGCCATCCTGCGCGCCGAAACTGCCGTGATGGCCGCATTGGCAGTTGCGCAGGCGATGCGTCGAGATTAG
- a CDS encoding MBL fold metallo-hydrolase, with the protein MFMGAVVLSAPGYEGPESDHFDGERFSNQVPIANKNRFATFLKWRFTADPGEWRDFKPADPGPAPPERVGDGEMRVTFVNHATVLLQMDGLNILTDPIWSERASPFTWIGPKRVHPPGIRFEDLPPIDAIVISHNHYDHLDLTTLKRLAKTHDPTIYVPLGNDLYLRRQGLTNCKAMDWWDDVKLADNVELTFVPAQHWSGRGTRDRRKTLWGGYVVKGPAGVAYYAGDTGTGPHFEQVKERFGAPRVAMLPIGAYKPIWFMGPMHMTPREAVEAHQLLEAGTSLAVHYGTFELADDGQDDAPRDLRKARKELDVSEEEFWMLDPGEGRSVPQREQ; encoded by the coding sequence ATGTTCATGGGGGCTGTTGTGCTATCTGCACCGGGGTATGAAGGGCCTGAATCGGATCACTTCGATGGCGAACGCTTCTCGAACCAGGTCCCAATCGCAAACAAGAATCGGTTTGCAACGTTCCTGAAGTGGCGTTTCACCGCCGATCCGGGTGAGTGGCGCGACTTCAAACCCGCCGATCCCGGACCGGCTCCTCCAGAGCGCGTTGGTGATGGCGAGATGCGCGTCACGTTTGTCAATCACGCCACGGTGCTGCTGCAGATGGATGGACTGAACATCCTGACCGATCCGATCTGGTCCGAGCGCGCAAGCCCCTTCACCTGGATTGGCCCGAAGCGCGTCCACCCGCCGGGGATTCGTTTCGAAGACCTTCCCCCAATCGATGCCATCGTGATCAGCCACAACCACTACGATCACCTCGACCTGACTACGCTGAAGCGACTGGCCAAAACGCATGATCCCACGATCTATGTTCCTCTCGGGAACGATCTCTATCTGCGACGCCAGGGACTGACAAACTGCAAGGCAATGGACTGGTGGGATGACGTAAAGTTGGCGGACAATGTGGAACTGACTTTTGTCCCGGCGCAGCACTGGTCCGGGCGAGGAACGCGTGATCGTCGCAAGACGCTCTGGGGCGGCTATGTCGTCAAAGGTCCGGCGGGCGTCGCTTACTACGCCGGCGACACGGGAACGGGCCCGCACTTCGAACAGGTCAAAGAGCGCTTCGGCGCTCCGCGCGTTGCGATGCTCCCAATCGGAGCATACAAGCCCATCTGGTTCATGGGTCCGATGCACATGACACCGCGAGAGGCCGTCGAGGCGCACCAGCTTCTCGAAGCCGGAACGAGCCTCGCCGTGCACTACGGTACGTTTGAACTGGCCGATGATGGACAGGATGACGCGCCGAGGGATCTCAGGAAAGCACGCAAGGAACTCGACGTCAGCGAAGAGGAATTCTGGATGCTGGACCCCGGCGAGGGACGTTCAGTGCCGCAGCGGGAACAATGA
- the sixA gene encoding phosphohistidine phosphatase SixA — translation MLLVLMRHGIAEDGSPDEARRLTGDGREKTVRVAKGLERFGVRPDLVITSHRIRAQETAQIVIETLGLKTKWVRSDGVDFYVPWEQFASDVNRRIKSSGAETVLVAGHMPQVSMLASMCLTGQEDDFRFRKSAAMGIEFDRRIESGTGNLLFYLTHSVAKTLQ, via the coding sequence ATGCTACTTGTTCTGATGCGCCACGGCATAGCGGAGGATGGCTCGCCGGACGAAGCTCGCCGCCTAACGGGCGATGGCCGAGAGAAAACCGTACGCGTGGCAAAGGGTCTCGAAAGGTTCGGCGTTCGTCCCGATCTTGTAATTACCAGCCACCGCATTAGGGCGCAGGAGACGGCCCAGATCGTCATCGAGACGCTGGGGCTGAAGACGAAGTGGGTTCGCTCCGACGGCGTGGATTTCTACGTGCCCTGGGAACAATTCGCGTCGGATGTGAATCGGCGCATCAAGTCCTCTGGGGCAGAGACCGTCCTTGTGGCGGGGCACATGCCGCAGGTCAGCATGCTGGCATCGATGTGCCTGACCGGCCAGGAGGATGACTTCCGCTTTCGCAAATCCGCCGCGATGGGCATCGAGTTTGATCGTCGCATTGAATCCGGGACGGGCAATCTCCTGTTCTATCTGACGCACTCCGTCGCAAAGACTCTCCAGTAA
- a CDS encoding response regulator, with protein MWRILVVDDEPDVRTIIVATLKSSYEVLEAHDGLDALEKLDRYEPDFVLMDVMMPLMNGFEACSAIRKNPRFSALPVMFLTALGGKEDIKKGYGAGANLYLTKPFDPSRLLKNIDVFFQTTPPQQKRKRYSLKELKEAEAANVEPAAPGSGEFQKPEAPEKVEAPVEDVSPVGPKPRVMIVDDDEDIQDLMKASLERDFELVRAGDGMEAIERLVRYQPDILVIDIMLPKMSGFQLCQSLRSNRAFRRLPIMVCTAKSGDKDRQMASRVGANDFLTKPFMPSDLLGKVRDLMKMEGFRVRPKKYTIEEIQDMEAPKEKSDVFDGDLEARHVKESHKAMDRFLQKEGEKEAFERPGEKEHKDADGHDKRKRKFFGFGRKE; from the coding sequence ATGTGGCGAATCTTGGTTGTGGACGATGAGCCGGATGTCCGGACGATTATTGTAGCGACTTTGAAGTCCTCCTACGAGGTGCTTGAGGCCCACGACGGCCTCGACGCATTGGAGAAATTGGATCGCTACGAACCCGACTTCGTCCTGATGGATGTGATGATGCCGTTGATGAACGGCTTCGAGGCCTGTTCGGCCATCCGCAAGAACCCGCGGTTCTCGGCCCTGCCGGTCATGTTCCTGACGGCTCTGGGCGGCAAAGAGGACATCAAGAAGGGCTACGGCGCGGGCGCGAATCTCTACCTGACAAAGCCGTTCGATCCGTCGCGCCTGCTGAAGAACATCGACGTGTTCTTCCAGACGACGCCTCCCCAGCAGAAGCGTAAACGCTATTCGTTGAAGGAACTCAAAGAGGCTGAGGCGGCCAACGTCGAACCGGCAGCCCCCGGATCCGGCGAGTTCCAGAAGCCCGAGGCGCCGGAGAAGGTAGAAGCGCCGGTCGAAGATGTCAGCCCGGTCGGCCCAAAGCCGCGCGTGATGATCGTCGATGACGACGAAGACATCCAGGATTTGATGAAGGCGTCGCTGGAACGCGACTTCGAGCTCGTCCGCGCGGGTGATGGAATGGAAGCCATCGAACGCCTGGTGCGCTACCAGCCGGACATTCTGGTCATCGACATCATGCTGCCGAAGATGAGCGGCTTCCAGCTCTGCCAGTCGCTCCGCTCGAACCGCGCGTTCCGCAGACTGCCGATAATGGTCTGCACGGCGAAGAGCGGAGATAAGGATCGCCAGATGGCCTCGCGTGTCGGCGCCAACGACTTCCTGACGAAGCCCTTCATGCCGAGCGATCTGCTGGGCAAAGTCCGCGATCTGATGAAGATGGAAGGATTCCGCGTTCGTCCGAAGAAGTACACGATCGAGGAGATCCAGGACATGGAGGCGCCGAAAGAGAAGTCGGACGTCTTCGATGGAGATTTGGAAGCGCGCCATGTAAAGGAAAGCCACAAGGCGATGGATCGCTTCCTTCAGAAGGAAGGCGAAAAGGAAGCCTTCGAACGTCCCGGCGAGAAAGAGCACAAGGACGCCGATGGACACGACAAGCGCAAGCGCAAGTTCTTCGGCTTTGGACGCAAGGAGTAG
- a CDS encoding superoxide dismutase — protein MAYTLPDLPYAKDALEPHIDAKTMEIHHDKHHGGYVKKTNAALEGHADLAAKSIEDLISDLSAVPEDIRGGIRNNGGGHANHSLFWTVMSPNGGGAPTGDLATAIDAAFGSFDGFKEKFSNAAATRFGSGWAWLVVKDGKLAVTSTPNQDNPLMDGSGTPILGLDVWEHAYYLKYQNLRPDYIAAFWNVVNWEEVAKRFASAK, from the coding sequence ATGGCTTACACACTGCCTGATCTACCGTATGCAAAGGATGCTCTGGAGCCGCACATCGATGCGAAGACGATGGAGATCCACCACGACAAGCACCATGGCGGCTACGTGAAGAAGACCAACGCGGCCCTCGAAGGACACGCCGATCTCGCCGCGAAGTCGATCGAAGACCTGATTTCGGATCTGAGCGCCGTGCCGGAAGACATCCGCGGCGGCATCCGCAACAACGGCGGCGGACACGCCAACCACAGCCTGTTCTGGACGGTTATGAGTCCGAACGGCGGCGGCGCCCCGACCGGCGACTTGGCCACCGCGATCGACGCAGCCTTCGGCAGCTTCGACGGATTCAAAGAGAAGTTCTCCAACGCCGCGGCCACGCGCTTCGGCAGTGGCTGGGCCTGGCTCGTCGTCAAGGATGGCAAGCTCGCCGTCACCAGCACCCCGAACCAGGACAACCCGTTGATGGACGGCAGCGGCACGCCGATCCTCGGCCTGGACGTCTGGGAGCACGCCTACTACCTGAAGTATCAGAACCTGCGGCCGGACTACATCGCCGCGTTCTGGAACGTCGTGAATTGGGAAGAAGTGGCCAAGCGCTTCGCCTCGGCGAAGTAA
- a CDS encoding Nif3-like dinuclear metal center hexameric protein, whose amino-acid sequence MAKKKNPVLVSDLVGVINDIAPFRLAEHWDNVGLQFGSPSNPAGKVLVALEVSPAVIAEAKRLGVGTLVTHHPLLFVPPKSFAETTPVTQMGAELIRAGINLIAAHTNLDSVAHGTNGEIADRLKLDDRRFLKALPNSADSVKYVVFVPTSHVDAVIEAIASAGAGVIGQYSHCTFRSPGTGTYTPMDGAKPYAGKIGKFEEATDEVRLECVCPKSNLARLIDKVRAAHPYQEVAFDVYPLEPTGARQYGMGCIGKLSKATTLAQFVRTCKRAFCIKSIGVVGPDDKPIERVAICSGAGGSFISGWKPGSADVFVTGEMTHHQAADARERGLAVVLVGHFNSEAIVSPRFAKMIADHPRLAGRDLNIAVSKDEATPVRRL is encoded by the coding sequence ATGGCAAAGAAGAAGAACCCCGTGCTGGTCAGCGATCTCGTCGGCGTGATCAACGATATCGCACCGTTCCGCCTCGCCGAGCACTGGGACAATGTTGGCCTGCAGTTCGGCAGCCCCTCGAATCCCGCAGGGAAGGTGCTGGTTGCGCTCGAAGTCAGTCCGGCCGTGATTGCAGAGGCGAAGCGCCTCGGCGTTGGGACGCTTGTTACGCATCATCCGCTTCTCTTCGTGCCCCCGAAGTCCTTTGCCGAGACGACCCCTGTGACACAGATGGGCGCGGAACTGATTCGGGCAGGAATCAATCTGATTGCCGCGCACACGAACCTCGATTCCGTTGCGCACGGGACAAACGGCGAAATCGCCGATCGCCTGAAGCTGGACGATCGGCGTTTCCTGAAGGCGCTTCCGAATTCCGCGGATTCGGTGAAGTATGTTGTCTTTGTTCCCACCAGCCACGTCGACGCGGTGATCGAAGCGATCGCATCCGCGGGCGCGGGCGTGATCGGGCAGTACAGTCACTGCACATTCCGTTCACCCGGAACCGGGACTTACACGCCGATGGACGGCGCGAAGCCATACGCCGGTAAGATCGGGAAGTTCGAAGAAGCGACCGATGAAGTTCGCCTCGAGTGTGTTTGTCCGAAGTCGAACCTGGCGCGCCTGATCGATAAGGTCCGCGCCGCGCATCCCTACCAAGAAGTCGCCTTCGATGTGTATCCGCTCGAACCGACCGGCGCGCGGCAATACGGCATGGGCTGCATCGGGAAACTTTCGAAAGCGACGACCCTCGCGCAATTCGTCCGCACCTGCAAACGGGCCTTCTGCATCAAGAGCATCGGCGTTGTCGGCCCTGATGATAAGCCCATCGAGCGTGTGGCGATTTGCTCCGGAGCGGGCGGTTCCTTCATTAGTGGCTGGAAGCCCGGCAGCGCCGACGTCTTTGTCACCGGCGAGATGACGCACCACCAGGCAGCCGATGCGCGCGAACGCGGCCTCGCCGTCGTCCTTGTCGGGCACTTCAACAGCGAAGCCATCGTCTCGCCGCGCTTCGCGAAGATGATCGCCGACCACCCCCGCCTGGCCGGCCGCGATCTGAACATCGCCGTCTCTAAAGACGAGGCGACTCCCGTACGACGGTTGTAA
- the prfA gene encoding peptide chain release factor 1, with protein sequence MESTRGKKKTVRSTRERLQDLEHRHKAIEGELSDPAVAGDPRRLAELGREHSDLTETIAVARQLVSSEQRLAEAEELLRTESDGELRELAEADAEEAGELVEKLTEELQLRLMPKDPLDDRDLLLEIRAGTGGDEAGLFAGDLLRMYSRYAETQGWKVELVSQTESDLGGFREVIVGIRGDRVYSHLKYEGGVHRVQRVPVTETQGRIHTSAATVAVLPEAEETDIEVKDSDLRIDTMCASGPGGQGVNTTYSAVRVVHLPTGMIISCQDERSQRKNLAKAMQVLRSRLLEQKMREDMAARSASRKQMVGSGDRSERIRTYNFPQNRVTDHRINLTLYCLDRVMEGDLEELVGSLRKAEMQELMEEMGQ encoded by the coding sequence ATGGAATCAACCCGCGGAAAGAAAAAGACCGTACGCTCGACGCGCGAGCGCCTTCAGGATCTCGAACATCGCCACAAGGCGATCGAGGGCGAACTGAGCGACCCGGCCGTCGCCGGCGATCCGCGCCGCCTGGCGGAACTTGGGCGCGAGCACAGCGACCTGACGGAGACGATCGCTGTGGCGCGGCAATTGGTGTCCTCCGAGCAGCGGCTGGCAGAGGCGGAGGAGTTGCTGCGAACGGAATCCGACGGCGAACTCAGGGAGTTGGCAGAAGCGGACGCGGAAGAGGCCGGCGAGTTGGTCGAGAAGTTGACCGAGGAACTGCAGCTTCGCCTGATGCCGAAGGATCCGCTGGATGACCGCGACCTGCTGCTGGAAATCCGCGCAGGCACCGGCGGCGATGAGGCCGGGCTCTTCGCGGGCGATCTGCTGCGGATGTACTCACGATATGCGGAGACCCAGGGATGGAAGGTGGAACTGGTCTCGCAGACCGAGAGCGACCTCGGCGGCTTCCGCGAAGTCATCGTCGGCATTCGGGGCGATCGGGTCTACAGCCACTTGAAGTACGAAGGTGGCGTTCATCGCGTGCAGCGCGTTCCCGTCACTGAAACTCAAGGGCGCATTCACACGTCCGCCGCGACGGTGGCGGTCTTGCCCGAAGCGGAAGAGACCGACATCGAAGTCAAAGACTCCGACCTTCGCATCGATACCATGTGCGCCAGCGGCCCCGGCGGCCAGGGCGTGAATACGACGTACAGCGCCGTGCGCGTCGTGCACTTGCCGACCGGCATGATCATCTCCTGCCAGGACGAGCGCAGCCAGCGGAAGAACCTCGCCAAGGCGATGCAGGTCCTGCGTTCCCGGCTTCTCGAACAGAAGATGCGCGAAGACATGGCCGCGCGCAGCGCCTCGCGCAAACAGATGGTCGGCAGCGGCGACCGAAGCGAGCGCATCCGCACCTACAATTTCCCCCAGAACCGCGTGACCGACCACCGCATCAATCTCACACTGTATTGCCTCGATCGCGTCATGGAAGGCGATCTGGAGGAGTTGGTCGGTTCCTTGCGCAAAGCTGAGATGCAAGAGCTGATGGAGGAGATGGGGCAGTAA
- a CDS encoding GNAT family N-acetyltransferase encodes MHYTVRPIEWDSADGEEARRIRLTVFVDEQKVPIEEEIDAIDPTAHHVLAVDESGHACGTGRIFPDPKEPSHAHIGRVAVSASARGTGCGMAVLNSLIEEARRAGYKRAVLSSQTHAMGFYERAGFRAYGDVYMDAGIPHRDMDLDLTK; translated from the coding sequence ATGCATTACACGGTTCGCCCAATTGAGTGGGACTCGGCGGATGGCGAGGAGGCGCGGCGAATTCGCCTGACCGTTTTCGTCGACGAGCAGAAGGTGCCGATCGAGGAAGAGATCGACGCGATCGATCCGACGGCGCACCACGTCCTGGCCGTCGATGAATCGGGGCACGCCTGTGGGACCGGGCGGATCTTCCCGGACCCGAAGGAACCCTCCCACGCGCACATCGGACGGGTGGCCGTTTCGGCTTCCGCGCGAGGTACCGGCTGTGGGATGGCCGTACTCAACTCCTTGATTGAGGAAGCACGCCGCGCAGGGTACAAGAGAGCCGTGCTCTCGTCCCAAACACACGCGATGGGATTCTACGAGCGCGCCGGATTCCGGGCCTATGGGGACGTTTACATGGACGCCGGGATTCCGCACCGAGACATGGATCTGGATCTGACCAAGTGA
- a CDS encoding ComF family protein: MIDAPLPVRLRQGAGVVWEWFFPPACMACHVPLRPEAGDFLCTECRGELRVIVPADCPRCSLGNYEETSEQPCEFCRRLPDSFRSARAAFPYAGVAGDLIRNMKYRHAEHVGSALARLTVAAMAEHFDILVRDRGVDFIVPVPMFYRRRWGRGYNQAESIARGLQDVLRLPCRPDLLVRHKPTPPQARQQSKEARLSNVRGAFEVPEPAELRGKRILLVDDVMTTGATVSSCAEVLMDAGTEEVHIVTVARAGSARIVAADPEMTGRE, from the coding sequence GTGATAGACGCTCCCCTGCCGGTTCGGTTGCGGCAAGGCGCAGGCGTCGTCTGGGAATGGTTCTTTCCGCCCGCCTGTATGGCCTGCCACGTTCCGTTGCGGCCGGAGGCGGGCGATTTTCTTTGCACCGAGTGCCGCGGGGAATTGCGGGTAATCGTCCCGGCGGATTGCCCGCGCTGTTCACTCGGCAATTATGAGGAAACCAGCGAGCAGCCCTGCGAGTTCTGCCGTCGCCTGCCGGATTCCTTCCGCAGCGCCCGAGCGGCGTTTCCTTACGCAGGCGTAGCGGGCGATCTGATCCGCAACATGAAGTACCGGCACGCCGAACATGTTGGCAGCGCACTGGCGCGTCTCACAGTCGCGGCCATGGCAGAGCACTTCGACATCCTGGTGCGTGACCGCGGAGTCGACTTCATCGTGCCTGTCCCGATGTTCTATCGCAGGCGCTGGGGGCGAGGCTACAATCAGGCCGAGAGTATCGCGCGCGGATTGCAGGATGTGCTGCGCTTGCCATGTCGGCCCGATCTGCTGGTGCGCCACAAGCCCACTCCCCCACAGGCGCGCCAGCAATCGAAGGAAGCCCGCCTTTCGAATGTGCGTGGGGCATTCGAGGTGCCGGAACCGGCCGAATTGAGGGGGAAACGCATTCTGCTGGTCGACGACGTGATGACGACCGGTGCGACGGTCTCGAGCTGTGCCGAAGTTCTGATGGATGCGGGAACGGAAGAGGTCCACATCGTGACCGTCGCCCGAGCGGGCTCCGCCCGGATCGTCGCGGCGGATCCGGAGATGACGGGTCGCGAGTAG
- the glgA gene encoding glycogen synthase GlgA, whose translation MKILFVSSEVSPFAKTGGLADVVGALPQYLARRGHDVRVVMPLYKSIDTYAHRLIPLLPEIIVDWGTDRISGEVMRCSHPSSPADVPMYFIAQELLFDRDGLYGEAGQDYFDNDRRFAFFNFATLWMLKGLNWSPDVIHLNDWQAGMVAALLKHHPIISEDDFYRRIRTVFTIHNMAYQGLFHHDMMPRMNLPWYIYNPDGIEFHNQVSTLKAGIVFSDRITTVSPTYAKEIQTEEHGAGMDGVLRLRARELDGILNGIDDDVWNPETDALIPANYSADDTSGKAKCRKALLKQFGIKDKAGAPVIGMISRLVDQKGFDIVAKAMPEILATGARIVLLGTGEAKHEEFFRSLAARNPGQVGVAIEYNEKTAHLIEAGSDCFLMPSYFEPSGLNQLYSMRYGTIPIVRGVGGLKDSIEHANKKTITAGKATGFVFERYTAGALQQMVKRAVQCYQDQKLWQKLVKDAMTKDFTWDRSAKEYEKVYKKTMKK comes from the coding sequence GTGAAGATCTTGTTCGTCTCATCTGAAGTCAGTCCCTTCGCCAAGACAGGCGGACTGGCGGATGTCGTTGGGGCGCTGCCCCAGTATCTTGCCCGTCGGGGACATGACGTGCGCGTTGTGATGCCGCTATACAAGAGCATCGACACCTACGCCCACAGGCTGATTCCGCTTCTGCCCGAAATCATCGTCGATTGGGGAACCGACCGCATCTCGGGAGAAGTGATGCGCTGCTCGCATCCATCCAGCCCGGCGGACGTGCCAATGTACTTCATCGCCCAAGAGCTATTGTTCGATCGCGACGGCTTGTATGGCGAGGCGGGTCAGGATTACTTCGACAACGATCGGCGTTTCGCCTTCTTCAATTTCGCCACGCTGTGGATGCTAAAGGGGCTGAATTGGAGCCCGGACGTCATTCACCTGAACGATTGGCAGGCGGGTATGGTGGCGGCCTTGTTGAAGCACCACCCCATCATTTCGGAAGACGACTTCTATCGCCGGATCCGAACGGTTTTCACCATCCACAATATGGCATACCAGGGACTCTTCCACCACGACATGATGCCGCGGATGAACCTGCCCTGGTACATCTACAACCCGGATGGTATCGAGTTTCACAACCAGGTCAGCACTTTGAAGGCGGGTATCGTCTTCTCCGATCGCATAACGACGGTCTCGCCGACATATGCAAAGGAAATCCAGACTGAGGAACACGGTGCCGGAATGGATGGCGTTCTTCGCCTGCGCGCGCGCGAATTGGATGGAATTCTGAACGGCATCGACGACGATGTCTGGAACCCCGAAACGGATGCACTGATCCCGGCGAATTACTCAGCGGACGATACAAGTGGAAAGGCCAAGTGCCGCAAGGCCCTGCTGAAGCAATTCGGGATCAAGGACAAGGCTGGGGCGCCTGTTATCGGGATGATCTCGCGGCTGGTTGACCAGAAGGGCTTCGACATTGTGGCGAAAGCAATGCCGGAGATTCTGGCAACGGGAGCACGCATCGTCCTCCTCGGTACCGGCGAGGCGAAGCACGAAGAGTTCTTCCGTAGTCTGGCCGCGCGGAACCCGGGCCAGGTCGGCGTTGCCATCGAGTACAACGAGAAGACCGCTCACCTGATCGAGGCCGGCTCGGACTGCTTCCTGATGCCCTCCTACTTTGAACCCAGCGGATTGAATCAGCTCTATTCCATGCGCTATGGAACGATTCCCATCGTGCGCGGCGTGGGTGGGCTGAAGGACTCCATAGAACACGCCAACAAGAAGACCATCACCGCGGGCAAGGCCACCGGCTTCGTGTTTGAGCGCTATACCGCTGGGGCGTTGCAACAAATGGTTAAACGCGCCGTGCAGTGCTACCAGGATCAGAAACTCTGGCAGAAGCTGGTGAAGGACGCCATGACCAAGGATTTCACCTGGGATCGCTCGGCGAAAGAGTACGAGAAGGTCTACAAGAAGACGATGAAGAAGTAA
- a CDS encoding TetR/AcrR family transcriptional regulator, giving the protein MQVLDEKKRARIIQAATELFATEPFRKVLLSQVAAAAGVGKGTLYVYFKSKEDLYIATVQEGFLDLVDCLNARLGDQQLAPPESLAIVIRELVHFACRNPHVFQLMRTVPDQTLDQPAWEQKRRELRGLIESIIRRGIECGIYDDPHPELTAVFIPGMVRSTFHFDGEEVDEEALTQQITRLVSRALCRK; this is encoded by the coding sequence ATGCAGGTTTTGGACGAAAAGAAACGCGCCCGCATCATCCAGGCAGCGACAGAGCTCTTTGCCACAGAGCCCTTTCGCAAGGTGCTGCTGAGTCAAGTTGCCGCGGCTGCGGGAGTTGGGAAGGGCACTCTTTACGTCTATTTCAAGAGCAAAGAGGACCTCTATATCGCCACAGTTCAGGAAGGTTTCCTCGATCTCGTCGATTGCCTGAATGCGCGTTTGGGCGACCAGCAGTTGGCGCCGCCCGAGAGCCTCGCGATCGTTATTCGGGAGCTCGTGCACTTCGCCTGCCGAAACCCGCATGTCTTTCAACTGATGCGGACTGTGCCGGACCAGACCCTGGATCAGCCTGCATGGGAGCAGAAACGCCGCGAGTTGCGCGGATTAATCGAATCGATCATCCGACGCGGCATCGAGTGCGGAATCTACGACGATCCTCACCCGGAGTTAACCGCCGTCTTCATTCCGGGAATGGTGCGCTCGACGTTCCATTTCGATGGCGAAGAAGTCGACGAGGAAGCGCTGACTCAGCAGATCACTCGCCTTGTTTCGAGGGCGCTTTGCAGGAAATGA
- a CDS encoding cation diffusion facilitator family transporter — translation MMASLGVAVLMLAGKVGAYLLTNSTAILSDAAESVIHIVATGVVGYCLWYSARPADQDHPYGHGKIAYFSAGFEGAMIFMAALAILFTAIKAIIVGPELHSLDWGLAIIAALALVNLILGLSLVHYGKKTHSMVLVANGRHVLTDVWTSAAVVVGVALVYFTEIAILDPIVAILAALHILGSGLSMARDAYHGLMEKASPEDSDRLIHCLRKAVDEKLISGFHAVRHRRVNDALWVEVHFLLPGNLSMMQAHAQASKVEDAIHHAYEGEQVYVTAHLEPDDHTAAHPTGEIAPPDALEAYASVHELSDGI, via the coding sequence ATGATGGCCAGCCTCGGAGTCGCTGTCCTGATGCTGGCGGGCAAAGTGGGTGCCTATCTCCTGACGAACAGTACCGCGATCCTCTCCGATGCTGCGGAGTCGGTGATTCACATCGTGGCGACGGGCGTCGTGGGTTACTGCCTGTGGTATTCGGCGCGCCCTGCGGACCAGGATCATCCCTACGGTCACGGCAAAATCGCCTACTTCTCTGCCGGCTTCGAGGGCGCCATGATCTTCATGGCCGCGCTGGCGATTCTCTTCACGGCCATCAAGGCGATCATTGTCGGGCCGGAACTTCACTCGCTGGACTGGGGCCTTGCAATTATCGCGGCGCTGGCGCTGGTGAATCTGATCCTGGGTCTTTCGCTGGTCCACTACGGCAAGAAGACCCATTCGATGGTCCTCGTCGCGAACGGCAGGCACGTTCTCACCGACGTTTGGACCAGCGCCGCCGTCGTGGTCGGTGTGGCTCTTGTCTACTTCACCGAGATTGCAATCCTGGATCCAATCGTGGCGATTCTGGCAGCCCTCCACATTCTAGGCAGCGGTCTTTCAATGGCCCGGGATGCCTACCACGGCCTGATGGAGAAAGCGAGCCCGGAGGATTCGGATCGCCTCATTCACTGTCTTCGCAAGGCGGTCGACGAGAAACTGATCTCCGGCTTCCATGCTGTTCGGCATCGTCGTGTGAACGACGCGCTCTGGGTTGAGGTCCACTTTCTTCTGCCGGGGAACCTCTCGATGATGCAGGCCCATGCGCAGGCATCGAAGGTTGAGGACGCAATCCATCACGCCTATGAAGGCGAGCAGGTATACGTGACCGCGCACCTGGAGCCGGACGACCATACGGCGGCTCACCCAACGGGCGAGATCGCTCCGCCGGACGCGCTCGAGGCGTATGCTTCCGTCCACGAGTTGTCGGATGGGATTTGA